The proteins below are encoded in one region of Alistipes communis:
- a CDS encoding type II toxin-antitoxin system HipA family toxin yields MNSIKQIEVIYNNRLVGRLALTREGLCAFEYSAEWLSSGFSISPFELPLRSGVFIAKPRPFEGGFGVFDDCLPDGWGLLILDRYLQQKGINPRTLTLLDRLALVGSTGRGALEFRPDNSVVTRQDFADFEKLALEAEKILASDDYMGEGIEEFQDRGGSPGGARPKIFVRYNDKEWLVKFRAKRDSQSIGVDEYRYSLLAKECGIEMPETRLFEGKYFGVERFDRTLGGKLHVVSVAGLIGADYRLPSIDYKHIFQVCAMLTHSVAELWKVYRLMIFNFLIDNKDDHAKNFAFIHRDGDWYFAPAYDLLPSDGINGFRTTSINDSIEPTKEDLLAVVVKAGLNEKEADAMFDGVQERIND; encoded by the coding sequence ATGAATAGTATCAAGCAGATAGAAGTAATATATAACAATCGGCTGGTCGGTCGTCTTGCTCTGACGCGAGAGGGGTTGTGTGCCTTCGAATATTCGGCAGAGTGGCTTAGCTCTGGTTTCTCTATTTCTCCATTTGAGTTGCCTTTGCGAAGCGGTGTCTTTATTGCTAAACCCCGTCCGTTTGAGGGGGGATTCGGTGTTTTCGATGATTGCCTGCCCGATGGATGGGGACTTCTTATTCTGGATCGATACCTGCAACAAAAGGGAATCAATCCTCGCACACTTACTCTACTGGATCGTCTTGCCTTGGTGGGATCGACAGGACGCGGAGCATTGGAGTTTCGTCCTGATAATAGCGTAGTGACGCGGCAGGATTTTGCAGATTTCGAGAAGCTGGCTTTGGAGGCCGAGAAGATACTGGCCAGCGACGATTATATGGGCGAAGGGATCGAGGAGTTTCAGGATCGAGGTGGTTCTCCGGGTGGCGCGAGGCCTAAAATCTTCGTTCGTTATAACGACAAAGAATGGCTGGTAAAGTTTCGAGCCAAGAGGGATTCGCAGAGTATCGGTGTGGATGAATACCGCTATTCGCTGCTAGCCAAAGAGTGCGGGATCGAAATGCCGGAGACTCGACTTTTTGAAGGCAAGTACTTTGGTGTGGAGCGTTTCGACCGAACACTGGGTGGCAAACTGCATGTCGTTAGCGTGGCCGGTCTTATTGGTGCCGATTATCGGTTACCCAGTATCGACTACAAGCATATTTTTCAGGTGTGCGCCATGCTGACGCATAGTGTAGCCGAGTTGTGGAAAGTTTATCGACTGATGATATTCAATTTTCTCATTGATAACAAGGACGACCACGCTAAGAACTTTGCCTTTATTCATCGGGATGGCGATTGGTATTTTGCTCCGGCCTATGACCTGTTACCCAGCGATGGCATTAATGGTTTTCGCACGACTTCAATCAATGACAGTATCGAACCGACGAAAGAAGATCTTTTGGCTGTAGTGGTAAAGGCTGGGTTGAATGAGAAGGAGGCGGATGCGATGTTTGATGGGGTGCAAGAAAGAATTAATGATTAG
- a CDS encoding helix-turn-helix domain-containing protein — MNNILAFDVLSPSEVALQIAARVKTRRLELNLTQEGMAARAGLKFATYRRFEQTGEISLKGLLQIGFALNVLSEFDVLFAQKQYQSLDDVLKEQSVTRKRGKKNE, encoded by the coding sequence ATGAATAATATATTGGCATTTGATGTCTTAAGTCCAAGCGAAGTAGCTTTGCAGATTGCAGCGAGAGTTAAAACTCGTAGACTGGAATTGAACCTAACTCAGGAAGGTATGGCTGCAAGAGCCGGTCTTAAGTTCGCTACTTACCGCCGTTTCGAACAGACAGGAGAAATCTCTTTGAAGGGGTTGCTGCAGATTGGATTTGCTTTGAATGTGTTATCTGAGTTTGATGTTCTCTTTGCACAAAAGCAATATCAATCGTTGGATGATGTATTGAAAGAACAGAGTGTTACCCGCAAACGAGGGAAGAAAAATGAATAG
- a CDS encoding RecQ family ATP-dependent DNA helicase: MPFRYGPLCYAIVDVEIGLTDHRIHDIGALRYDGAIFHKASTEELLPFLERVEYLCGHNIIHHDAKYLFEDRQIPWRLVDTLYLSPLLFPERPYHRLVKDDKLLSDQMNNPVNDCEKARDLLLDEMARWDAWPEQKRRLFTALLRNQPEFDGFLDLMGAGLKNCDLREQIATVYRGRICQNVELEPLIEHYPCELAYALALIDTTDHRSITPGWVLHNYPSVEFIIKKLRHTPCLAGCTYCNSQLDVHRSLKSLFGYNAFRTYEGEPLQERAAQAAVEGRSLLAIFPTGGGKSLTFQLPALMAGLSVHGLTVVISPLQSLMKDQVDNLAERGITEAVTINGMLDPITRALAIEKVQDGTAALLYISPEMLRSATIERILLARNVVRFVIDEAHCFSSWGQDFRVDYLYIGHFIRKYQQKKGSKLPIPVSCFTATAKQKVIQDIRDYFKQTLDLNLELFASKATRTNLSYSVLHVDNDEEKYQRLRELIADSQCPTIVYVSRTRRTRELASRLTHDGFRALPFNGKMDSDEKITNQEAFMNDHVRIIVATSAFGMGVDKSDVGLVIHYDISDSLENYVQEAGRAGRNPHLHARCYVLYGDSDLDKHFILLNQTKLSIGEIQQVWKAVKELTRQRMRVNSSALEIARQAGWDGSGSDIETRVRTALAALEQAGYLERGNNVPHVYATGITVRNLDEARRRLTASPLFDSKETEQAVRIIKSLISKKYIAKAQDSEAESRIDYLADILGMSKREVISAVERMRQEGILADSKDLSAYLLGTGDSERKSQQLLERFIQLERYLLHRIPEEGLCISCKQLNEDAIQEGIGTSKEKDIRTLLYFLTVKGYLRKQEDADHNLQLRQQTDQQSTEARFDKRAEICRFAIGWLYRQAAELTRTLMQPNATGQEHTVADNAVQFSIVELLNQFKADNRTMLFERNDLQLGEVEEALLYLSKIGALKLEGGFLVLYNAMDIRRIKDNKSRYKVDDYRLLNAFYKQKIQQVHIVGEYANLMVKDYNAALQFVQDYFQMDYRRFIAKYFRGERINEIQRNLTPKKYEQLFGSLSPRQMEIISDKESHCIVVAAGPGSGKTRVLVHKLTSLLLLEDVKHEQLLMLTFSRAAATEFKQRLMVLIGNAAHFVEIKTFHSYCFDLLGRIGNLEDAQDIVSRAARMIEQGEVEPNKIGKTVLVIDEAQDMADDEYALVTALMTHNEEMRVIAVGDDDQNIYEFRGSDSDYMFQLAQRPKARFIEMTDNFRSARHPVTFANEFVRSISKRMKHTPIKSMRSEEGWVSVTHHTSEIMYQPLVDELRCHRHAGTSCILTQTNEEAVILTGLLRKEGVPCKLIQSMDGFRFWNLSEIRYFLRYLDKRVTTPVISGELWEEARRATSNTYGRSQNLELVKRCFEQFEHLNQTKYISDFKEFVFESSMEDFCDVSGSEVVVSTIHKAKGREFDDVYMLLTDNYTKNAELMRRYYVGITRAKNRLFIHTNGHCFDRLTADRHDHDDRSYTLPEEIVLQLSHRDVYLEFFKGIKREVLALQSGDSLQYHDFTFYTEKTGLPVAKLSTRMQKTLTDWFTKGYRVKSATVSFIVAWKPKDAPKEEPETAVLLADLTLTL; encoded by the coding sequence ATGCCCTTTCGGTATGGACCGTTGTGTTATGCGATTGTGGACGTTGAGATCGGACTGACCGACCACCGGATTCACGACATTGGGGCACTCCGCTACGACGGGGCCATCTTCCATAAAGCCTCGACAGAAGAGCTGCTACCCTTCCTCGAGCGTGTGGAGTATCTCTGTGGTCACAACATCATCCACCACGATGCCAAATACCTCTTTGAGGATCGACAAATTCCTTGGCGGCTGGTCGACACGCTCTACCTCTCGCCCCTGCTCTTTCCTGAACGTCCCTATCACCGGCTCGTAAAGGATGATAAGTTGCTCAGCGACCAAATGAACAACCCGGTCAACGACTGTGAAAAGGCCCGTGATCTGCTTCTGGACGAGATGGCCCGCTGGGATGCATGGCCCGAACAGAAACGGAGGCTCTTCACCGCACTGCTGAGGAATCAGCCGGAGTTCGACGGATTTCTCGATCTGATGGGAGCCGGCTTGAAAAATTGCGACCTGCGCGAACAAATCGCAACCGTCTACCGAGGCCGCATCTGCCAGAACGTCGAACTCGAACCGTTGATCGAACACTACCCCTGTGAACTGGCCTACGCATTGGCGCTAATCGACACGACCGATCATCGCTCCATCACGCCGGGATGGGTACTGCACAACTATCCGAGCGTGGAATTCATCATCAAAAAGCTGCGGCACACCCCCTGCCTAGCAGGCTGTACCTACTGCAACTCCCAGCTCGACGTCCACCGTAGCCTCAAGTCGCTGTTCGGTTATAATGCCTTCCGTACCTACGAAGGTGAACCACTCCAGGAACGGGCGGCACAGGCGGCCGTCGAGGGACGCTCACTGTTGGCAATCTTCCCTACCGGCGGTGGAAAGTCGCTCACCTTTCAACTGCCGGCACTCATGGCGGGACTATCTGTCCACGGACTGACAGTAGTAATTTCGCCCTTGCAGTCGCTGATGAAGGATCAGGTGGACAACCTCGCCGAACGGGGCATCACCGAGGCCGTCACCATCAACGGCATGCTGGACCCTATCACACGGGCACTGGCCATCGAGAAAGTGCAGGACGGAACTGCTGCGCTACTCTACATCTCGCCCGAGATGCTCCGCTCGGCAACGATCGAACGCATTCTCCTTGCCCGCAACGTCGTCCGCTTCGTCATCGACGAGGCCCACTGCTTCTCGTCGTGGGGACAGGATTTCCGGGTCGACTACCTCTATATCGGCCACTTCATTCGCAAATACCAGCAGAAAAAGGGAAGCAAACTCCCGATCCCGGTCTCCTGCTTCACGGCCACGGCCAAACAGAAGGTGATCCAGGACATCCGCGACTACTTCAAACAGACGTTGGATCTGAATCTGGAACTCTTCGCCTCGAAAGCCACACGTACAAACCTGAGCTACTCGGTGCTGCACGTCGACAACGACGAAGAGAAATACCAGCGGCTGCGCGAACTCATTGCCGACTCACAATGTCCGACCATCGTCTATGTTTCGCGAACTCGTCGAACCCGGGAGTTGGCGTCACGCCTCACCCACGACGGCTTCCGGGCCCTTCCCTTCAACGGCAAGATGGATTCTGACGAGAAGATCACCAACCAGGAGGCCTTCATGAACGACCATGTACGCATCATCGTCGCCACGTCGGCCTTCGGCATGGGTGTGGACAAGAGCGACGTGGGGCTGGTGATTCATTACGACATCTCCGATTCGCTGGAGAACTACGTACAGGAGGCGGGGCGCGCCGGCCGCAACCCCCATCTGCATGCCCGCTGCTACGTCCTCTACGGCGACAGCGATCTGGACAAGCACTTCATCCTGCTGAACCAGACGAAGCTGAGCATCGGTGAGATCCAGCAGGTATGGAAGGCCGTGAAGGAACTCACGCGCCAGCGCATGCGGGTCAATTCGTCGGCACTGGAGATTGCGCGTCAGGCCGGTTGGGACGGTTCGGGCTCCGACATCGAGACCCGGGTACGAACCGCACTCGCAGCACTTGAACAGGCCGGCTACCTCGAACGGGGTAACAACGTTCCCCACGTCTACGCCACGGGCATCACCGTGCGGAATCTCGACGAAGCCCGCCGACGGCTGACGGCCTCACCGCTGTTCGACAGCAAGGAGACCGAACAGGCGGTCCGCATCATCAAGTCACTCATCTCGAAAAAGTATATCGCTAAGGCGCAGGACTCGGAGGCCGAATCGCGAATCGACTACCTAGCCGACATTCTGGGCATGAGCAAGCGCGAGGTTATCTCCGCCGTGGAGCGCATGCGCCAAGAGGGGATTCTGGCCGATAGCAAGGATCTGTCGGCCTATCTGCTCGGAACAGGGGATTCGGAGCGCAAGTCGCAGCAGCTGCTCGAACGCTTCATCCAGCTCGAACGCTACCTGCTCCACCGCATCCCGGAGGAGGGGCTCTGCATCTCCTGCAAGCAGCTGAACGAGGATGCCATCCAGGAGGGAATCGGCACCTCAAAAGAGAAGGATATCCGGACTCTGCTCTATTTCCTTACGGTCAAGGGATACCTCCGCAAACAGGAGGATGCAGACCACAACCTGCAACTTCGGCAACAAACCGACCAGCAATCAACGGAGGCCCGGTTCGATAAACGGGCCGAAATCTGCCGCTTCGCCATCGGATGGCTCTACCGTCAGGCCGCCGAGCTGACGCGTACGCTCATGCAACCCAACGCCACCGGGCAGGAACACACCGTCGCAGACAATGCCGTGCAGTTCTCGATCGTCGAGTTATTGAATCAATTCAAGGCCGACAACCGGACGATGCTCTTTGAACGGAACGACCTGCAGCTGGGCGAGGTCGAGGAGGCACTCCTCTATCTCTCGAAGATCGGGGCACTGAAGCTCGAAGGGGGATTTCTGGTCCTCTACAACGCGATGGACATCCGCAGGATCAAGGACAACAAGTCGCGCTACAAGGTCGACGACTACCGGTTACTCAACGCCTTCTACAAACAGAAGATCCAGCAGGTCCACATCGTGGGCGAGTATGCTAATCTGATGGTCAAGGACTACAATGCGGCGCTGCAGTTCGTGCAGGACTATTTCCAGATGGACTACCGGCGTTTCATCGCAAAATACTTCCGCGGCGAACGCATCAACGAGATCCAGCGCAACCTGACGCCCAAGAAATACGAGCAGCTCTTCGGGTCGCTCTCCCCGCGACAGATGGAGATCATCTCCGACAAAGAGTCCCACTGCATCGTGGTTGCGGCCGGACCCGGCAGCGGTAAAACCCGAGTACTGGTCCACAAACTGACATCGCTGCTTCTGCTCGAAGATGTCAAGCATGAACAGCTGCTGATGCTCACTTTCTCGCGCGCGGCGGCCACAGAATTCAAACAACGACTAATGGTGCTGATCGGCAATGCAGCCCATTTTGTCGAGATCAAGACCTTCCACTCCTATTGTTTCGACCTGCTGGGGCGTATCGGCAACCTTGAAGATGCCCAGGACATTGTCTCCCGGGCTGCCCGAATGATCGAACAGGGGGAGGTCGAACCCAACAAGATCGGCAAGACGGTGCTCGTCATCGACGAAGCACAGGACATGGCCGACGACGAGTATGCCCTCGTAACGGCGCTGATGACCCACAACGAGGAGATGCGCGTCATCGCCGTGGGTGACGACGACCAGAACATCTACGAATTCCGGGGATCCGACTCAGACTACATGTTCCAGTTGGCTCAGCGCCCCAAGGCGCGCTTCATCGAGATGACCGACAATTTCCGCAGTGCCCGCCATCCTGTCACCTTTGCCAACGAATTTGTACGATCGATTTCCAAGCGCATGAAGCACACGCCGATTAAATCGATGCGCAGCGAAGAGGGGTGGGTCAGCGTCACTCACCACACGTCGGAGATCATGTATCAGCCGCTGGTCGACGAGTTGCGCTGCCATCGCCATGCGGGCACCTCGTGTATCCTTACCCAGACGAATGAGGAGGCGGTCATCCTGACCGGACTTCTGCGCAAGGAGGGCGTTCCGTGCAAACTGATCCAGTCGATGGACGGCTTCCGCTTCTGGAACCTCTCCGAGATACGTTATTTCCTCCGATACCTAGACAAGCGAGTGACGACGCCCGTGATTTCGGGCGAACTCTGGGAGGAGGCGAGGCGTGCCACGAGCAATACCTACGGGCGAAGTCAGAATCTGGAACTTGTGAAGCGCTGCTTCGAACAGTTCGAGCATCTCAACCAGACGAAATACATCAGCGATTTCAAGGAGTTCGTCTTCGAATCATCAATGGAGGATTTCTGCGATGTTTCGGGCTCCGAGGTGGTGGTATCGACCATCCACAAGGCCAAAGGGCGCGAGTTCGACGATGTCTACATGCTTCTGACTGACAACTACACCAAGAATGCGGAGCTGATGCGCCGCTACTACGTGGGGATCACCCGTGCCAAGAACCGGCTGTTCATCCATACCAACGGACACTGTTTTGACCGTCTGACGGCAGACCGTCACGATCACGACGATCGGAGCTATACCCTACCCGAAGAGATCGTCCTGCAACTCTCCCACCGGGACGTCTATCTGGAGTTCTTCAAGGGGATCAAACGCGAAGTACTAGCACTGCAGAGCGGTGATTCGCTGCAATACCACGACTTCACGTTCTATACCGAGAAAACAGGCCTCCCCGTAGCCAAACTCTCGACCCGAATGCAGAAAACACTTACCGATTGGTTTACAAAAGGCTACCGGGTCAAATCCGCGACCGTTAGCTTCATCGTGGCCTGGAAACCCAAGGATGCCCCGAAAGAGGAGCCGGAGACAGCTGTTCTGCTGGCCGATCTTACCCTCACCCTTTGA